Proteins encoded in a region of the Zea mays cultivar B73 chromosome 4, Zm-B73-REFERENCE-NAM-5.0, whole genome shotgun sequence genome:
- the LOC100273208 gene encoding Multiprotein-bridging factor 1b, with protein sequence MAGIGPIRQDWEPVVVRKKAPTAAAKKDEKAVNAARRSGAEIETMKKFNAGMNKAASSGTSLNTKRLDDDTENLAHERVPSDLKKNLMQARLDKKLTQAQLAQMINEKPQVIQEYESGKAIPNQQIIGKLERALGTKLRGKK encoded by the exons ATGGCCGGGATCGGGCCGATCAGGCAGGACTGGGAGCCGGTGGTTGTGCGGAAGAAGGCACCCACCGCCGCTGCCAAGAAGGATGAGAAGGCCGTCAACGCCGCGCGCCGCTCCGGCGCGGAGATCGAGACCATGAAGAAGT TCAACGCTGGTATGAACAAGGCGGCGTCCAGCGGCACATCCCTCAACACCAAGCGCCTCGACGACGACACAGAGAACCTCGCCC ATGAGCGAGTTCCAAGTGACCTGAAGAAAAATCTCATGCAAGCAAGGCTCGATAAGAAGTTGACCCAGGCACAGCTTGCTCAG ATGATCAATGAGAAGCCACAGGTGATCCAGGAGTATGAGTCAGGCAAGGCAATTCCCAACCAGCAGATCATTGGCAAGCTCGAGAGGGCCCTGGGAACGAAGCTGCGTGGCAAGAAATAA